The following are encoded in a window of Carya illinoinensis cultivar Pawnee chromosome 15, C.illinoinensisPawnee_v1, whole genome shotgun sequence genomic DNA:
- the LOC122296154 gene encoding uncharacterized protein LOC122296154, with product MQVERGESTKSRWMEILNRIHSRKKEEVGKEGAVLFISNLGVAYEKCEDGEIEKELEIPMLNDIQRNQEGCRQDKDHAGLLEVILPVYNQVVSPTKWSDVDGEDSSESEMEQSMSKSGPRSGLHLVDEALEFEMGSLAREDEFIEVDLRNATGLFRTVSDGEQEGELNELAEKNFDSNPKLHIPLKKVKGVRKEKSIIALERQVGGKVWLFWAEEVDFELSSCSDQAISGWFSFGSRHLFASFVYASCFRDKRVELWEYLRLQNPQGLPWLVGGDFNIIRSDSEKVGGVFQAPRAKMDFNSCINDCALLDIHSKGNRLSWCNGRLGGRRIWARLDRILVNVQFLNEFEGAGLCYLPRTSSDHLPMVLNFSSQREHYMKPFRFLRIWGTHEGCLPLVKSCWDKVFERNAMERIRKKLKYLKGELMKWNKEVSGRVDVEIQKLGDRVHLLEEELVRTGLE from the exons ATGCAGGTGGAAAGAGGAGAATCAACAAAGTCTCGGTGGATGGAGATTTTGAATAGAATTCATTCACGTAAAAAGGAAGAGGTTGGAAAAGAGGGagcagttttatttatttcaaatttgggTGTGGCTTATGAGAAGTGTGAGGATGGGGAAATAGAGAAAGAGTTAGAAATACCTATGCTGAATGATATACAACGGAACCAGGAGGGATGTAGACAAGATAAAGATCATGCAGGGTTGCTAGAGGTAATACTGCCGGTATATAATCAAGTTGTGAGCCCGACTAAATGGAGTGATGTGGACGGTGAAGATAGCTCTGAATCAGAGATGGAACAGAGTATGAGTAAATCGGGTCCTAGAAGTGGTTTGCATTTGGTGGATGAGGCCTTGGAGTTTGAGATGGGAAGTCTGGCTAGAGAAGATGAATTTATAGAAGTTGACCTGAGGAATGCGACTGGCCTTTTCCGAACAGTTTCTGATGGAGAACAAGAGGGAGAATTAAATGAGTTGGcagaaaagaattttgattctAATCCAAAATTGCATATACCTTTAAAGAAAGTGAAGGGGGTGAGGAAAGAGAAGTCTATAATTGCTCTGGAGCGTC AAGTGGGTGGGAAAGTTTGGCTTTTTTGGGCAGAGGAGGTGGATTTTGAGCTGTCTTCATGTTCGGATCAAGCTATTTCAGGATGGTTTTCTTTTGGGTCGAGACATTTGTTTGCGTCTTTTGTGTATGCTAGTTGCTTCCGGGATAAAAGGGTTGAATTATGGGAATATCTCAGGcttcaaaatcctcaagggttACCATGGTTGGTTgggggagattttaatattattcgtagCGATAGTGAAAAAGTAGGAGGGGTGTTTCAGGCACCTCGGGCAAAGATGGATTTTAATAGTTGCATTAATGATTGTGCATTATTGGATATTCATTCGAAAGGAAACCGATTGTCATGGTGTAATGGAAGGCTTGGTGGTAGGAGGATTTGGGCGAGATTAGACCGTATTTTGGTGAATGTGCAATTTCTAAATGAGTTTGAGGGAGCTGGTTTGTGTTATCTGCCTCGGACATCTTCTGATCATTTGCCTATGGTGCTTAATTTTTCCAGTCAACGAGAACACTATATGAAGCCTTTTCGATTTCTCCGTATTTGGGGTACACATGAGGGATGTCTTCCTTTGGTGAAAAGTTGTTGGGATAAGGTTTTTGAGAGGAATGCTATGGAGCGGATTAGgaaaaagttgaaatatttaaaaggcGAGTTAatgaaatggaataaagaagtgTCTGGTCGTGTTGATGTGGAGATTCAGAAACTAGGTGACCGGGTTCACTTGCTGGAAGAAGAGCTGGTACGGACTGGTTTGGAGTAG
- the LOC122297718 gene encoding wall-associated receptor kinase 2-like gives MIRAATAHAEMLASPTHLVQARAAYLIHLFSSYVTTLNFQPPKPFLGVDHNIDVLNISPDGELRVSNLVFRRCQWWPDFDNPPSLSRISALLNLSKFSISLEKSSIFAVGCNFYAYISGSHEQDYTFMSGCISFCGNSSGLVNGSCSGLGCCHSAIPENTANYNLNVQSIYINGSGRTSGQSCGLGFIGETQAYNFSTLDFTNLTKRETVPLVLDWAVGNKTCKDAQKSMTRYLCKAANSSCSEPHGRGGYICKCPPGYQGNPYLPDEHKDCCQDIDECKDLDRNPCNATATCTNTIGNYTCICPNGYEGDGRMPPGTGCSRKGQSKIMIIALGVCISLLTLLVGSSLVYWVMQRRTVKKLKQKYFFKQNGGLILERHVAPQAYPKITQNNFKVVQQIAYIHWSLFYRICTRFTNHSTNFYLSLTSLFLSIFLLSLCIF, from the exons ATGATCCGAGCTGCAACCGCACATGCGGAAATGTTAGCATCCCCTACCCATTTGGTACAAGCAAGGGCTGCTTACTTGATCCATCTTTTCTCATCATATGTAACTACTCTTAATTTCCAGCCCCCAAAACCATTTCTGGGCGTTGATCATAATATAGATGTCCTCAACATCTCTCCTGATGGTGAACTTCGAGTCTCAAATTTGGTATTCCGTCGTTGCCAATGGTGGCCAGATTTTGATAATCCGCCTAGTCTCAGCCGCATCTCTGCCTTGCTCAACTTGTCGAAATTtagcatctcacttgagaagaGCAGTATCTTTGCCGTCGGTTGTAACTTTTACGCCTACATTAGTGGCTCGCATGAACAAGATTATACTTTCATGTCTGGGTGCATATCATTCTGTGGCAACAGTTCCGGTTTGGTTAACGGCTCTTGCTCTGGCCTTGGCTGTTGCCATTCTGCAATCCCAGAAAACACAGCGAATTATAATTTGAACGTTCAGAGCATTTACATTAATGGATCCGGCAGAACCTCGGGGCAATCATGTGGTTTAGGTTTTATAGGGGAAACACAGGCATACAACTTTTCCACCCTagattttacaaatttaacgaAAAGGGAGACTGTACCCCTGGTGCTTGATTGGGCAGTTGGAAATAAGACGTGCAAAGATGCTCAGAAAAGTATGACAAGATATTTATGCAAAGCAGCAAATAGTAGTTGTTCGGAACCCCATGGTCGTGGTGGGTATATTTGCAAGTGTCCCCCAGGTTATCAAGGGAACCCATACCTTCCTGATGAACACAAGGATTGTTGCCAag ATATTGATGAGTGCAAAGATCTTGATCGGAATCCCTGCAATGCTACTGCAACATGTACCAACACTATCGGGAACTACACATGTATATGTCCCAACGGATATGAAGGCGATGGGAGGATGCCGCCTGGAACAGGTTGTAGTCGAAAAGGCCAATCCAAGATCATGATTATTGCCCTGG GTGTCTGCATAAGCCTTTTAACCCTGCTCGTGGGAAGTTCGTTGGTATATTGGGTAATGCAAAGAAGAACGGtcaaaaaattgaaacagaAGTACTTCTTCAAACAAAATGGTGGCTTAATCTTAGAACGACATGTTGCGCCACAGGCctatccgaaaatcacacaaaataattttaaagtggttcagcaaattgcctacatccactggagcctcttttatagaatttgtacgagatttacaaatcactctacaaatttctatctctctctcacgtccctctttctctctatttttcttctctccctctGCATCTTCTGA